From a region of the Roseivirga sp. 4D4 genome:
- a CDS encoding ion transporter, translating into MSNSAKQKVLRTLDKADDKDIVSKRFDQFIMALILLNVAAVIVETVDSIHTKYELVFEYFEIFSVIVFSIEYIIRVWACTALEKYKHPVWGRLKYMVSVEAIIDLLAIIPFYLPFLINHADGRIVRVLRLFRLFRIFKMGRYSLAFGLITTVIKKRREELVVTLTLLIILLIFASTLMYYIEYEPDKPGFQSIPETMWWGVATLTTVGYGDVYPVTALGKVLGAVIAILGVGLFALPAGIIAGGFESELSSKKKKKKEEE; encoded by the coding sequence ATGAGTAATTCGGCTAAACAAAAGGTACTTAGAACCCTAGATAAGGCGGACGATAAAGATATCGTTAGCAAGCGGTTTGATCAGTTTATCATGGCTTTGATCCTGCTCAATGTGGCAGCCGTCATTGTCGAGACGGTAGATTCAATACACACCAAGTATGAATTGGTCTTTGAGTACTTCGAAATCTTCTCTGTGATCGTATTTAGTATTGAATACATTATTCGTGTCTGGGCTTGCACCGCACTCGAAAAATATAAACATCCGGTTTGGGGTAGACTTAAATATATGGTTTCCGTTGAGGCCATAATAGACCTTTTGGCAATTATTCCATTCTACCTACCGTTCCTTATCAACCATGCCGATGGTAGAATAGTGAGAGTACTAAGGCTTTTTAGGCTCTTCAGAATATTTAAGATGGGTCGATATTCCCTGGCTTTTGGACTAATTACAACGGTAATCAAAAAGAGAAGAGAGGAGCTGGTAGTCACACTGACACTCCTTATCATCCTGCTCATATTCGCTTCCACATTGATGTACTACATCGAATATGAGCCAGACAAACCTGGCTTTCAAAGCATTCCTGAAACCATGTGGTGGGGCGTGGCAACTTTGACTACCGTAGGTTATGGTGATGTATATCCGGTAACCGCATTAGGTAAGGTACTTGGTGCAGTGATTGCCATTTTAGGTGTGGGCCTCTTTGCCTTACCCGCGGGTATTATCGCAGGTGGTTTCGAGTCAGAACTCAGTAGCAAGAAGAAAAAGAAGAAGGAAGAGGAATGA
- a CDS encoding peptidylprolyl isomerase, with translation MKIKALIVLALIAFLSSCAQEQDEIVIISTPYGDMTAVLFDETPLHKANFLELAKSGKYDSVLFHRVINQFMIQTGNLATGKEEKGVDYMLPAEFMAEKYIHEKGALAAARTGDASNPEKKSSGSQFYIVHGEKFDDEGLAARADRRQYLKLSGIFQRMLRSERFPELTEKYNYHVNKFREDSTYDFNRAQRELIFNSIDVMEERFGPQDDPGYPDWAKEIYATIGGAPHLDGQYTVFGKVVEGLEVIDKIAGTPTNQRDRPLEDIRMEVKVIKMNKSEITDKYGITYPNK, from the coding sequence ATGAAAATCAAAGCCTTAATAGTTCTTGCCTTGATAGCCTTTTTATCCAGCTGCGCTCAAGAACAAGACGAAATCGTTATCATCTCCACACCATATGGTGATATGACTGCTGTTCTCTTCGATGAGACACCTCTGCATAAAGCCAATTTTTTGGAATTGGCTAAGTCAGGAAAATATGATTCGGTTCTTTTTCACCGAGTGATCAATCAATTCATGATTCAGACAGGAAATCTTGCAACTGGTAAGGAAGAAAAGGGAGTTGACTATATGCTTCCAGCTGAGTTTATGGCAGAAAAATATATCCATGAGAAGGGAGCTTTAGCCGCAGCGAGAACTGGCGATGCATCAAATCCTGAGAAGAAGTCAAGTGGTTCACAGTTCTATATTGTGCATGGCGAGAAGTTCGATGATGAGGGTTTGGCCGCTCGTGCAGATAGGAGACAATACCTAAAGTTATCCGGTATTTTCCAGCGCATGCTAAGGTCTGAACGTTTTCCTGAACTGACAGAGAAATACAATTACCACGTAAACAAATTTAGAGAGGATTCGACCTATGACTTTAACAGGGCTCAGAGAGAGTTGATATTCAATTCAATTGACGTAATGGAAGAACGCTTTGGTCCACAAGATGATCCAGGCTATCCCGATTGGGCAAAAGAAATTTATGCCACTATTGGTGGAGCGCCCCATTTAGATGGTCAGTACACAGTTTTTGGAAAGGTAGTGGAAGGACTTGAAGTGATTGATAAAATTGCTGGTACACCGACCAATCAAAGAGACAGACCGTTAGAAGATATCCGGATGGAAGTGAAAGTGATCAAGATGAATAAATCTGAGATTACTGATAAGTACGGCATTACTTACCCTAATAAATAA
- a CDS encoding TerC family protein: MEVLLTSEGIIALLTLTFLEIVLGVDNIIFISIISNRLPEHQQAKTRNLGLLLALVMRIGLLLGISWIIGFTEPLFTAFEYEISIKDLILIVGGLFLIGKSTTEIHESLEVEEHEETKKVATSMGKVILQIVALDMVFSFDSILTAVGLTTEVLIMIVAVTIAMIVMMTFAGRISNFINKHPSLQMLAMSFLILIGFMLVLEGIGQHIPKGYIYFAVFFSLTVESLNMRRRRKVAALKLKKRITS; the protein is encoded by the coding sequence ATGGAAGTCTTATTGACCTCAGAAGGCATTATCGCCTTGCTTACCCTTACTTTTTTGGAAATCGTCTTAGGGGTAGATAACATCATCTTTATTTCTATTATCTCAAACCGATTGCCGGAGCATCAACAAGCTAAGACACGGAATCTTGGTTTGCTTTTGGCACTGGTCATGCGGATCGGCCTTTTGCTGGGCATCAGTTGGATTATTGGATTTACAGAGCCCCTTTTTACTGCTTTCGAATATGAGATCAGTATCAAAGACCTAATTCTAATTGTTGGAGGATTATTTTTAATTGGTAAGAGTACTACCGAGATACATGAGTCTCTCGAAGTAGAAGAACATGAGGAAACTAAGAAAGTAGCGACCTCAATGGGTAAGGTGATACTTCAGATTGTAGCACTCGATATGGTCTTTTCTTTTGATTCAATTCTAACCGCTGTAGGCCTTACAACAGAGGTTTTGATTATGATTGTAGCCGTTACGATCGCTATGATAGTGATGATGACATTTGCTGGCCGTATCAGTAACTTCATCAACAAGCATCCTTCATTGCAGATGTTGGCGATGTCATTCCTTATCCTTATTGGTTTTATGTTAGTGCTTGAAGGTATAGGCCAACATATTCCTAAAGGCTATATCTACTTTGCTGTATTCTTTTCGTTGACAGTTGAGTCACTGAATATGCGAAGAAGAAGAAAGGTGGCTGCACTTAAACTGAAGAAAAGGATTACTAGCTAA
- a CDS encoding MGMT family protein: MAKDHTNFFNNVYDVARLIPYGRVTSYGAIAHYLGTKGSARIVGWAMNASGIHEDVPAHRVVNRAGVLTGKHHFGTINPMQERLEAEGVIVVNDKIQNLKEVYWDPTEELAL; encoded by the coding sequence ATGGCAAAGGATCATACCAATTTCTTTAATAATGTTTATGATGTGGCACGGCTTATACCCTATGGTCGCGTGACAAGTTATGGCGCCATTGCCCATTATTTGGGTACAAAAGGTAGCGCCCGAATTGTCGGTTGGGCCATGAATGCATCTGGCATACATGAAGATGTTCCGGCCCATCGTGTGGTAAATCGAGCCGGTGTACTTACCGGTAAACATCATTTCGGTACGATCAACCCGATGCAAGAACGATTGGAAGCTGAGGGCGTAATAGTAGTCAATGATAAAATTCAAAATTTGAAGGAGGTCTACTGGGATCCAACCGAAGAACTAGCCCTCTAA
- a CDS encoding DUF350 domain-containing protein: protein MQYLDGILYSVLYLAASFILFYIGKVAYQLFHPKIKVSEELVEKDNFAFSVAYVGYFIGLVIALGAAVYGESNGWQIDLMDMGVYGLLTIILMNVSLIINDKIVLSKFSVKKEILEDRNVGTGVIEGANAVATGLIVLGAIHGEGHGFGGPLVTGVLYWALGQFLLFITVKVYDAITPYDVHAEIEKDNVAVGIAMGGAIIAIANLIRFALMHDFESWIITVEDVAIDVAIGLAFLPLARLLTDKILLPGRKLTDEIVNQEKPNNGAALIEAFAYIGGSVLITWAL, encoded by the coding sequence ATGCAATACTTAGACGGAATACTTTACTCAGTTTTATATCTAGCCGCTTCCTTTATACTCTTCTATATCGGTAAAGTGGCTTATCAGCTTTTTCACCCAAAGATTAAAGTGAGCGAAGAGCTCGTTGAAAAAGATAATTTTGCCTTTTCAGTAGCCTATGTAGGCTACTTTATTGGTTTAGTCATTGCCCTGGGGGCTGCCGTCTATGGCGAGTCCAATGGCTGGCAAATTGATTTGATGGATATGGGCGTCTATGGCCTGTTGACTATCATATTGATGAATGTTTCACTGATCATCAACGATAAGATTGTCCTGAGCAAATTCAGTGTCAAGAAGGAAATTCTTGAAGATCGCAATGTCGGTACGGGAGTAATCGAAGGTGCTAATGCTGTTGCTACTGGCCTGATTGTTTTGGGTGCTATTCATGGTGAAGGACATGGCTTTGGCGGACCCTTGGTTACAGGAGTGCTTTATTGGGCACTGGGTCAGTTCTTACTGTTCATAACAGTTAAGGTTTACGATGCCATTACACCCTATGACGTACATGCCGAAATTGAGAAGGACAATGTTGCTGTTGGTATTGCCATGGGCGGAGCCATTATTGCTATTGCCAACCTGATCAGGTTTGCTTTGATGCATGACTTCGAAAGCTGGATTATTACTGTTGAAGATGTGGCCATTGATGTAGCCATCGGCTTAGCTTTCTTACCACTGGCAAGACTACTTACTGACAAGATTTTACTTCCAGGCAGGAAACTGACAGATGAGATTGTCAATCAGGAAAAGCCAAATAACGGAGCTGCCCTGATTGAGGCCTTTGCATATATCGGTGGATCGGTTCTGATTACTTGGGCATTATAA
- a CDS encoding endonuclease domain-containing protein, which translates to MLTARAKQLRRNMTTAEAMVWKLLKGKQMKGYDFDRQRPIDQYIVDFYCKDLMLAIEIDGSSHDSKEAQEADLARQQTLEKLGVRFLRIRDEDVKEDVNSTYFVIKEWIENFEIENKGKPLPGRLEQ; encoded by the coding sequence ATGCTCACAGCGCGAGCCAAACAGCTAAGAAGAAACATGACAACTGCTGAAGCTATGGTCTGGAAACTCTTAAAAGGGAAACAAATGAAGGGTTATGATTTTGACAGGCAAAGGCCTATTGATCAATATATTGTAGACTTCTATTGCAAGGACCTTATGCTGGCTATTGAAATAGATGGTAGTAGCCATGACAGCAAAGAGGCACAAGAGGCAGACTTAGCTCGTCAACAGACACTTGAAAAATTAGGAGTTAGATTTCTTAGAATAAGAGATGAAGATGTAAAGGAAGATGTTAACTCAACCTATTTTGTCATCAAAGAGTGGATTGAGAACTTCGAAATAGAGAATAAAGGAAAACCATTACCCGGTAGGCTGGAACAATAA
- a CDS encoding SDR family oxidoreductase, with the protein MKILITGSNGLLGQKLVKLILDKGKDELIATARGANRLPYPESHYQFDQMDITDRAQVDNVMNRHAPEVVIHTAAMTNVDQCETEQEDCWKQNVDAVEYLIKACERNSSFLLHLSTDFIFDGEDGPYDEQAEANPISYYGESKLAAEELLLNSDIKFAIARTVLVYGIAHDMSRSNIVLWVKKSLEDGKSIKVVDDQLRSPTLAEDLAMGCYLIAEKKAEGIFNISGKDLLTPYEMALKTAAYFNLDTSTMERADASTFTQTAKRPPKTGLLIDKAIAELGYAPHTFEEGIGILVDQLS; encoded by the coding sequence TTGAAAATACTTATTACTGGATCAAATGGCCTGCTGGGGCAGAAATTGGTCAAATTAATCCTTGATAAAGGTAAAGACGAATTGATCGCCACCGCTCGTGGTGCCAATCGACTTCCGTATCCTGAAAGCCATTATCAGTTTGATCAGATGGATATCACCGATCGCGCTCAAGTCGATAATGTGATGAACAGACATGCGCCAGAAGTGGTCATTCATACTGCAGCAATGACTAATGTAGACCAGTGTGAAACCGAGCAGGAGGATTGTTGGAAACAGAATGTGGATGCGGTTGAATATCTGATCAAGGCATGCGAGCGGAACTCAAGTTTTCTACTTCACCTTTCTACAGACTTTATCTTTGACGGAGAAGATGGTCCTTATGATGAACAAGCGGAAGCAAATCCGATAAGCTATTATGGAGAGAGTAAACTAGCTGCAGAAGAGCTTTTGCTGAACAGCGATATAAAATTTGCTATTGCCCGGACAGTCTTGGTCTATGGCATTGCCCATGATATGAGCCGTTCGAATATTGTTTTATGGGTTAAGAAGAGTCTGGAAGATGGTAAATCGATTAAAGTGGTAGATGATCAGTTAAGAAGTCCAACATTGGCTGAGGACTTGGCCATGGGCTGCTATTTGATCGCTGAAAAGAAGGCCGAGGGGATCTTCAATATTAGTGGAAAAGACCTATTGACCCCTTATGAAATGGCATTGAAAACTGCGGCATACTTTAACCTTGATACTTCTACAATGGAAAGAGCAGATGCCTCAACCTTTACACAAACTGCAAAAAGGCCCCCAAAAACTGGGCTCTTAATTGACAAAGCAATTGCTGAACTCGGTTATGCTCCACATACGTTTGAGGAGGGAATTGGAATATTGGTTGACCAGCTGTCCTAA
- a CDS encoding polyamine aminopropyltransferase — protein sequence MSKSNILKLALFATGLSGIVAEYVLSTLATYFLGDSVFQWTMIVSIMLFSMGLGSRISRYISGDLLKRFIYIEFILSLLTAFVSVITYLSSAYYGDNTIIIYGLSILVGLLIGMEIPIVMRLNDEHEELKVNVSSVMEKDYYGSLLGGVFFAFIGLPYLGLTYTPFILGSINFLVACLLIYILWKSIEKPLQRQLFVLIGGVALIIGAGAFTAKGIIDFGEELRYKDRVIFSEQTKYQRIVITQSKEAYWLFINGNQQLSSIDEVMYHEPLVHPVMGLLKNPKHILVMGGGDGGAVREILKYPSVEKITLVDLDPRMTELGQTQDWLVSMNQNALNDPKVEIINADGFTWLESNQDYFDAVIIDLPDPKTVELGRLYSYEFYQLCYNHLRPYGVITTQAGSPYYAARAFNCIDQTMTEAGFTTAPLHNQVVTLGEWGWVVGVKEGGKEELKSALQSLRFEGIQTEWMNQESMTLITSFGKRVFPDDDKPVETNRIHNPVLYKYYLKGKWDLY from the coding sequence ATGTCAAAATCCAACATACTCAAATTAGCGCTCTTTGCCACCGGGCTGTCTGGTATAGTGGCGGAGTATGTGCTTTCTACACTTGCTACCTACTTTCTGGGGGATTCTGTGTTTCAATGGACCATGATCGTGTCGATCATGCTCTTCTCCATGGGTCTGGGTAGTAGAATCAGTCGCTATATCTCAGGAGACTTACTCAAGCGATTTATCTACATAGAGTTTATCCTATCACTTCTTACAGCCTTCGTCTCCGTAATCACCTATTTGAGCTCTGCCTATTATGGAGACAATACCATTATTATTTATGGCCTTAGCATTCTGGTCGGTTTGCTGATTGGTATGGAAATACCCATTGTCATGAGACTCAATGACGAACACGAGGAGCTCAAGGTGAATGTCTCATCAGTGATGGAAAAGGACTATTACGGCAGTCTGTTAGGAGGTGTCTTTTTTGCATTCATTGGACTCCCCTATTTGGGTCTAACGTACACGCCTTTCATTCTAGGGAGTATCAACTTCCTAGTCGCCTGCCTGTTGATTTACATCCTATGGAAGTCGATAGAAAAACCACTCCAAAGACAACTCTTTGTGCTGATCGGGGGCGTTGCCCTTATTATCGGAGCAGGGGCTTTTACAGCCAAGGGCATCATTGATTTTGGTGAAGAGCTCCGTTATAAGGACAGAGTCATCTTTTCGGAGCAGACTAAATACCAGCGCATCGTGATTACCCAGTCCAAAGAAGCTTATTGGTTATTTATCAATGGTAACCAGCAACTGAGTTCTATAGATGAAGTGATGTATCATGAACCATTGGTTCATCCTGTTATGGGACTTTTGAAGAACCCAAAACATATACTCGTTATGGGTGGCGGTGATGGCGGAGCCGTTCGCGAAATCCTAAAATACCCTTCGGTTGAAAAGATAACACTTGTGGATCTCGATCCAAGAATGACCGAGCTCGGCCAAACCCAGGATTGGTTAGTCAGCATGAACCAGAATGCCCTCAATGATCCTAAAGTAGAAATCATCAATGCCGATGGTTTCACCTGGTTGGAGAGCAATCAAGATTACTTCGATGCAGTTATCATTGATTTACCTGACCCTAAAACTGTGGAATTAGGCCGACTCTATTCTTATGAATTCTACCAGCTTTGCTACAATCACTTGAGACCCTATGGCGTCATCACAACACAAGCCGGATCTCCCTACTATGCCGCGAGAGCTTTCAACTGCATAGACCAAACCATGACAGAAGCTGGCTTCACTACGGCACCTTTACACAATCAAGTGGTCACATTGGGCGAATGGGGATGGGTTGTGGGAGTCAAAGAAGGTGGTAAAGAGGAATTAAAGTCCGCACTTCAATCCCTAAGATTCGAGGGAATACAAACCGAGTGGATGAATCAGGAATCCATGACTTTGATTACCTCATTTGGTAAAAGAGTTTTCCCAGATGATGATAAACCAGTGGAGACCAATCGCATCCATAACCCGGTACTCTACAAGTACTATTTAAAAGGGAAGTGGGATTTGTATTGA
- a CDS encoding sodium:solute symporter translates to MSPGLVIGLIAGYFALLVVVARITSKGATTSTFFTANKQSPWFLVAFGMIGASLSGVTFISVPGEVGNSFFSYFQVVLGYLLGYLVIAKVLLPLYYRLNLVSIYGYLEQRFGFWSYKTGSAFFLLSRAVQAAFRLFLVAIVLQTALFDSFGVPFWVSVAVTILLIWVYTFQGGIKTIVWTDTLQTSFLLIAVVTTIFIITKELGWSFSEAIGEIQASELSKTFYFDWGNARFFPKQFISGALIAIVMTGLDQDMMQKNLTCKSLKDAQKNIFWFSVILVIANILILSMGALLYFYAEQNGITVPDRTDGLYPLLALNHLGTFAGIVFLLGIIAAAYSSADSALTALTTSFCVDFLNFDRKEESEKKRTRLKVHITFSVILFLIILIFNAINDDSVINSIFRAAGYTYGPLLGLFSFGLLTKRAVRDKYVLIVCIAAPLLSYLIDFNTGGWFGFFVLALNGALTFLGLLMISRKGPIS, encoded by the coding sequence ATGAGTCCAGGTTTGGTGATCGGCTTAATAGCCGGATATTTTGCGCTATTGGTGGTTGTCGCGAGAATCACTTCCAAAGGAGCCACAACAAGCACCTTCTTCACCGCCAATAAACAGTCCCCCTGGTTTTTAGTCGCCTTCGGAATGATAGGTGCTTCACTTTCTGGAGTCACCTTTATTTCTGTTCCTGGAGAAGTGGGCAATAGCTTCTTCTCCTACTTTCAGGTGGTTCTGGGATATCTGCTCGGCTACTTAGTCATTGCAAAAGTGCTATTACCGCTGTATTACCGGTTGAATCTAGTCTCCATTTATGGCTACCTGGAACAACGGTTTGGCTTTTGGTCTTATAAAACTGGCTCGGCCTTCTTCTTACTATCTCGGGCTGTTCAAGCGGCCTTCAGGCTTTTTTTGGTGGCTATCGTATTACAAACTGCGCTGTTCGATAGTTTTGGCGTTCCTTTTTGGGTGTCGGTAGCGGTGACTATTCTACTTATATGGGTCTACACTTTTCAAGGGGGTATAAAAACGATCGTTTGGACGGACACTTTACAAACCTCCTTCTTACTTATCGCAGTGGTTACCACCATTTTCATTATTACCAAAGAACTTGGGTGGAGCTTCTCTGAGGCTATTGGTGAGATTCAGGCAAGTGAACTTTCAAAGACATTCTACTTCGATTGGGGTAATGCTCGATTCTTTCCAAAGCAATTTATATCTGGTGCTCTTATTGCCATTGTGATGACAGGTTTAGACCAGGACATGATGCAAAAGAATCTCACCTGTAAGTCACTGAAAGATGCTCAAAAGAACATTTTCTGGTTTAGTGTGATTCTCGTCATTGCCAATATTCTCATCCTGAGTATGGGCGCACTTTTGTATTTCTATGCTGAGCAAAATGGCATTACCGTTCCTGACAGAACAGATGGTCTCTACCCACTACTAGCACTGAATCACCTGGGGACTTTCGCAGGAATTGTCTTCTTACTCGGTATCATAGCAGCGGCTTATTCAAGTGCAGATTCGGCCCTCACAGCACTTACGACATCTTTTTGTGTGGACTTTTTGAATTTTGATCGGAAGGAAGAATCAGAGAAAAAGCGAACGCGACTTAAAGTACATATTACCTTTTCTGTAATCCTGTTTTTAATCATCTTGATCTTCAATGCGATCAATGACGATAGTGTGATCAACTCTATTTTCAGAGCTGCCGGCTATACCTATGGCCCATTACTAGGCTTGTTCTCATTCGGACTGCTAACCAAAAGAGCGGTCAGAGATAAGTATGTACTGATTGTATGTATAGCTGCTCCGCTCCTTTCCTACCTGATCGACTTCAATACAGGTGGCTGGTTTGGATTCTTTGTGCTTGCCTTAAACGGGGCCTTAACTTTCCTAGGGTTACTGATGATATCAAGAAAAGGACCTATTAGCTAG
- a CDS encoding NAD(P)-binding protein: MKRRKFLKISSFATLPLILKSCDWASSSNDFPITVYTDIHTGHLIFESTTFPKNEPISTEILIVGGGVAGLSAANYLKDRDYLLCELSDDLGGTSSSVRNPDVTFAQGAHYDLAYPSNYGEDGLKLLEDLDLIEFQPWKDSWTFKDRQYIIPNPRKNQCFQDGKMRQDVLLDGELKEQFQALLKPYYGRMPMPTPLIDPELRAHNDLSFYDFLSQNLTLTPAFKRGLDYHMLDDWGGTTDQVSALAGIHYFTCRPYETQVVDLFSPPDGNGYFIKRMADKLNPEWLLRQHLVKSIKSERDGFLSEVIDIKTKTVKLIRSSKMVYAGQKHALKYIMPEQYPSFEETTYAPWLVLNFVLDDKLDQKGYWQNEMLMDDETFMGFVDSDMQETGGGQYRVLTAYYCLPPESRNDLKHVEANKEIIVEKTVGYLSQYFDRDISGLIKEAHVKVMGHAMPIPKSGYLFADKNQNRLYQNMTFAGVDNARLPLFFEAMDSGIQAAKLLGK, from the coding sequence ATGAAAAGAAGAAAGTTTCTAAAGATATCGTCCTTTGCTACCCTGCCATTGATTTTAAAATCATGTGATTGGGCTTCTTCATCCAATGACTTTCCGATTACGGTTTATACTGATATTCATACAGGTCACCTGATATTTGAGAGTACTACCTTTCCAAAAAACGAACCCATCAGTACGGAAATCCTGATTGTGGGAGGAGGAGTGGCCGGCTTAAGTGCTGCTAACTACTTGAAGGATCGCGATTATCTATTGTGCGAATTATCGGATGACTTGGGAGGTACCTCTTCTTCGGTCAGGAATCCCGATGTCACTTTTGCCCAAGGTGCGCATTACGACTTGGCCTATCCATCAAATTATGGTGAGGACGGACTGAAGCTATTAGAAGACCTTGATCTTATAGAGTTTCAACCATGGAAAGACAGTTGGACTTTCAAAGACAGACAATATATTATCCCCAATCCTCGCAAGAACCAATGTTTTCAGGATGGTAAAATGCGTCAAGATGTTCTTCTTGATGGTGAATTAAAAGAGCAATTCCAGGCACTATTGAAACCCTATTACGGCAGAATGCCTATGCCAACCCCTTTAATTGATCCTGAACTCAGGGCCCATAATGACCTCAGTTTTTATGATTTTCTAAGTCAAAATTTGACCCTGACACCGGCTTTTAAAAGAGGGCTTGACTATCATATGTTGGACGATTGGGGAGGCACGACTGATCAAGTTTCGGCTTTGGCGGGTATTCACTATTTCACTTGTCGACCTTATGAAACTCAAGTGGTGGACTTGTTCTCGCCACCTGATGGCAATGGATACTTTATCAAGCGAATGGCGGATAAACTCAATCCAGAATGGCTACTGAGACAGCATTTAGTCAAATCCATAAAATCTGAGAGGGATGGCTTTCTTTCAGAGGTAATTGATATTAAAACAAAAACAGTCAAACTGATTAGAAGCTCCAAGATGGTTTATGCTGGACAGAAACATGCCTTAAAATATATCATGCCAGAGCAGTACCCGAGTTTTGAGGAAACTACATATGCACCATGGCTTGTGCTCAATTTTGTACTTGATGACAAATTAGATCAGAAAGGCTATTGGCAGAACGAAATGTTGATGGATGACGAAACTTTTATGGGTTTTGTAGATTCGGATATGCAGGAAACCGGAGGTGGTCAGTATCGTGTGCTAACGGCTTACTATTGCCTTCCGCCTGAATCGAGAAACGATCTTAAGCATGTCGAAGCCAACAAAGAAATAATTGTAGAGAAGACCGTTGGGTACCTGAGTCAATACTTCGATCGGGATATATCCGGTCTGATTAAGGAGGCTCATGTTAAGGTAATGGGTCACGCCATGCCAATCCCAAAATCAGGGTATTTGTTCGCTGATAAGAATCAAAATCGCCTTTATCAAAACATGACTTTTGCCGGAGTTGATAATGCGCGCTTACCCTTATTTTTCGAGGCAATGGATTCTGGAATACAGGCCGCTAAATTGTTAGGCAAATGA
- a CDS encoding sodium-dependent transporter, translated as MAINASSDNRGQWGSKFGFIMAAAGSAVGLGNIWRFPYITGENGGGAFVLVYLACVILIGVPLLFTEMGFGRFTKKSTIGAFKDTGANPFFMGLGAILAVLVSFFVLSYYGVIAGWTIGYIGKSISGSTESFADFAANPTMTIPLMAAFTLVTIFIVNKGISGGIEKAAKVLMPVLFILIAVVAIRSLTLEGAMKGVDFYMNPDFSKITGNTILAALGQAFFSMSIGWGIMVTYGSYLPKTANIVSSGVWVGFMDAGVALLAGFMIFPAVFAYGLSPEAGPTLVFQVLPEIFAQMPGGAAIGAFFFLLLTVAALTSSISMLEVPASYFMDEKKWSRKKSAWVVGIALFVVGIPSALSSGGSAFFSEMEVSIFGGTYTGFMDILDYFFGTFFIVIVALITCIYVAWKMPINNIVSEIDLGSKWTAGTFASNAFIFFIRFVCPVVILLVLLNMMGVFGIFAGGG; from the coding sequence ATGGCAATCAATGCTTCTTCCGACAACCGTGGGCAGTGGGGATCCAAGTTTGGATTTATCATGGCTGCTGCCGGTTCAGCTGTCGGACTGGGGAACATTTGGCGTTTCCCTTACATCACAGGAGAGAATGGTGGTGGAGCCTTCGTTCTTGTTTATTTAGCCTGTGTAATCCTTATTGGTGTACCATTGCTTTTTACAGAAATGGGTTTTGGTCGATTTACCAAAAAGAGTACCATTGGAGCTTTTAAAGACACTGGGGCTAACCCTTTCTTTATGGGGCTAGGAGCTATCCTTGCCGTACTCGTTAGTTTCTTTGTACTATCTTATTATGGTGTAATTGCTGGCTGGACGATCGGTTATATTGGTAAATCTATCTCTGGCTCTACTGAGTCATTTGCAGATTTTGCCGCCAACCCAACGATGACAATTCCACTAATGGCCGCCTTTACTTTGGTCACGATTTTCATTGTTAATAAAGGGATATCTGGTGGTATCGAAAAAGCCGCCAAAGTTTTAATGCCAGTCTTATTCATTCTCATTGCTGTAGTAGCAATCAGAAGTTTGACACTGGAAGGTGCTATGAAAGGGGTTGATTTCTATATGAACCCTGACTTTAGCAAGATTACCGGAAATACAATTCTAGCCGCATTGGGTCAGGCATTCTTCTCAATGAGTATCGGATGGGGTATTATGGTGACCTATGGATCTTATTTACCAAAAACAGCCAACATCGTAAGTAGTGGTGTTTGGGTGGGCTTTATGGATGCGGGAGTAGCGCTACTTGCCGGATTTATGATCTTCCCTGCTGTATTTGCATATGGACTTTCTCCTGAGGCTGGACCAACTTTAGTGTTTCAGGTGTTGCCAGAAATATTTGCTCAAATGCCAGGAGGTGCCGCTATTGGTGCTTTCTTCTTTTTGCTATTGACTGTTGCCGCATTGACCTCTTCAATTTCAATGCTAGAAGTACCAGCTTCCTATTTTATGGATGAAAAGAAATGGAGCCGTAAGAAATCTGCCTGGGTTGTCGGTATTGCCCTTTTCGTAGTTGGTATTCCTTCAGCACTTTCTTCAGGAGGATCAGCATTCTTTTCAGAAATGGAAGTTTCGATTTTTGGTGGCACTTACACCGGTTTTATGGACATTCTTGACTACTTCTTTGGTACCTTCTTTATTGTGATTGTGGCACTGATAACTTGTATCTACGTTGCTTGGAAAATGCCAATTAACAACATTGTTTCAGAGATTGATTTAGGCTCTAAATGGACTGCAGGTACGTTTGCTTCTAACGCCTTTATCTTCTTTATCCGTTTCGTTTGCCCGGTAGTAATCCTTTTGGTATTGCTTAATATGATGGGCGTGTTCGGCATCTTTGCTGGAGGCGGTTAA